A genomic region of Arachis hypogaea cultivar Tifrunner chromosome 5, arahy.Tifrunner.gnm2.J5K5, whole genome shotgun sequence contains the following coding sequences:
- the LOC112801945 gene encoding zinc finger CCCH domain-containing protein 41 yields the protein MELKVSSPKPESVVPSDCVSSDPEEKEVSDDDDDDRNHKHRRREARSQSSERDVSEPVNNRPFRKRNKNFGNRHPFRENESLGFETMKTYNDATTDKELYSKFERRRPGLTSGPRTPLDMRLRANQPFTGDPSVGRGRGRESGFWNHRDPRFSSIDVATQLVPGSIPPSLYTGRGLPNVSNAQSASWNTFGLIPTVPNGGLDMLHPMGLPAALRPPINPSLNVNIPRQRCRDFEERGFCLRGDMCPMEHGVNRIVIEDVQSLSQFNLPVSLPSAHLIGAPAGSGSLHSVNASTTIVNSKCIPGKISKSGVGDDVLPLDGAYPGSGCTSGAADVYDPDQPLWNDGALESLQSSKIEETEAFPSDASAHHHMRLSEVPDGDCPVGTTRTSVSSQGASSSVWARIGGSKNRYDMKEKTNSTMNPLHYPENQLKEDNDELVAAQTASSQGKQMIADDTDPKALDGLMKVQTESMRTLRKPSQKALRTLFVNGIPQKSNKREALLAHFKKFGEIIDIYIPLNSERAFVQFSKREEAEAALKAPDAVMGNRFIKLWWANRDSIRSESTTSGNGVIVTPRGQASAFVPSIPVLADRGKDIHQSDASKTNAELSTQSDQPKPVILDGSKGPPPIQKKLENLEQLKEELRKKQEMLDQKRNEFRRQLSKLEKHATGVKGEVVTEQAAKRPKTGMASDVAKLASSQLSDADTGMASPHAETTADKSKQLVNTVSQSPKPITTMRLQEPTGLKQPMQPFAPVNRYKLDNRPTAFRIMPPLPTGLADVAILKEHFLPYGELSTVELEASQVNGSNQQEARIIFTTRRAAERAFINGKCWKDHNLKFVWLTPSNSSNAAGSREHSPPAPKEPLEKDQHPEEQLENSANQEPIVSDDDPKSSEINNSSEHMEMEQGEDDLQGTPRQSPDANAC from the exons ATGGAGCTGAAAGTTTCATCTCCAAAACCAGAGTCTGTTGTTCCATCTGATTGTGTAAGTAGCGATCCCGAGGAAAAGGAAgttagtgatgatgatgatgacgatcgGAATCATAAGCATCGGAGGAGGGAAGCTCGTTCTCAATCTTCAGAGAGAGATGTTTCAGAGCCTGTTAATAACAGGCCGTTCAGAAAACGTAACAAAAATTTTGGGAATCGGCATCCTTTCAGGGAAAATGAATCTCTAGGATTTGAAACAATGAAAACTTACAATGATGCCACCACAGATAAAGAGTTGTATTCTAAGTTTGAAAGAAGGCGCCCTGGATTGACTTCAGGTCCTCGAACACCTTTGGACATGAGACTACGGGCAAACCAACCTTTTACTGGAGATCCAAGTGTTGGTAGGGGAAGAGGTAGAGAATCTGGTTTTTGGAACCATCGGGATCCTAGGTTCAGCTCAATTGATGTTGCTACTCAATTGGTTCCAGGCTCTATTCCTCCAAGCCTTTATACTGGGCGAGGATTACCAAATGTTTCAAATGCACAAAGTGCATCCTGGAACACGTTTGGTTTAATTCCAACAGTACCCAATGGAGGACTAGATATGCTCCATCCCATGGGTTTACCGGCAGCTCTGAGACCTCCTATTAATCCATCACTAAATGTGAATATTCCTCGCCAACGTTGTAGAGATTTTGAGGAACGAGGGTTTTGCCTTAGAGGTGACATGTGCCCAATGGAGCATGGTGTTAATCGGATTGTTATTGAAGATGTCCAG AGTCTTTCACAGTTCAACCTTCCTGTTTCGCTTCCAAGTGCACATCTAATTGGAGCTCCGGCAGGATCAGGATCTCTACATTCAGTAAATGCTTCCACCACAATAGTGAACAGCAAATGTATACCTGGAAAAATTAGCAAGTCTGGAGTTGGTGATGATGTCTTGCCATTGGATGGTGCATATCCAGGTTCTGGTTGCACAAGTGGAGCAGCCGATgtttatgatcctgatcaacccctTTGGAATGATGGCGCTCTGGAGTCTCTTCAGTCATCCAAGATCGAAGAAACGGAGGCATTTCCTAGTGATGCTTCTGCCCACCATCATATGAGGTTATCAGAAGTTCCAGATGGTGATTGTCCAGTGGGTACTACCAGAACTTCTGTCAGTTCACAGGGTGCTAGTTCATCTGTCTGGGCCAGAATTGGTGGTTCAAAAAACAGATATGACATGAAAGAAAAGACAAACTCTACCATGAATCCCCTTCATTATCCTGAGAATCAATTGAAGGAAGATAATGATGAATTAGTTGCTGCTCAAACTGCTTCCTCTCAAGGAAAGCAAATGATAGCAGATGATACTGACCCAAAAGCCTTGGATGGTTTGATGAAGGTACAAACTGAAAGCATGCGAACTTTACGGAAACCTTCGCAAAAGGCATTACGCACTCTATTTGTTAACGGTATACCTCAGAAAAGCAACAAAAGGGAGGCACTTCTTGCCCATTTTAAGAAGTTTGGGGAAATTATTGACATATATATTCCATTGAACAGTGAGCGAGCTTTTGTGCAATTCTCCAAGAGAGAAGAAGCTGAAGCTGCTTTGAAGGCCCCAGATGCTGTAATGGGTAATCGTTTTATCAAACTATGGTGGGCTAATCGTGATAGCATTCGCAGTGAAAGTACCACAAGTGGGAATGGTGTAATTGTAACTCCCCGTGGGCAAGCATCAGCTTTTGTTCCATCCATTCCTGTTCTCGCTGATAGGGGAAAAGATATACATCAATCTGATGCTTCAAAGACTAATGCTGAATTATCAACGCAATCTGATCAACCAAAGCCGGTCATCTTGGATGGGTCCAAGGGTCCACCTCCCATACAAAAGAAGCTAGAAAACCTAGAGCAATTAAAGGAAGAACTGCGCAAAAAGCAGGAAATGTTGGATCAAAAGCGTAATGAGTTCAGACGCCAATTGAGCAAACTTGAGAAACAT GCTACAGGAGTCAAGGGTGAAGTAGTAACCGAGCAAGCTGCCAAGAGACCCAAAACTGGCATGGCATCTGATGTTGCCAAACTAGCTTCTTCGCAGTTGTCTGATGCTGATACTGGTATGGCATCTCCACATGCAGAGACAACTGCTGATAAAAGCAAACAGTTGGTCAATACTGTATCTCAAAGTCCCAAACCAATTACTACAATGAGATTGCAAGAACCCACAGGCCTAAAGCAGCCAATGCAACCATTTGCGCCTGTAAACAGATACAAATTGGATAATCGTCCCACTGCTTTCAGAATCATGCCTCCTCTGCCTACTGGTCTAGCAGAT GTTGCCATTTTGAAGGAACACTTCTTACCATATGGCGAACTTTCCACTGTTGAACTAGAAGCTTCACAAGTCAATGGTAGTAACCAACAAGAGGCACGGATAATTTTCACCACTCGACGTGCAGCCGAGAGAGCATTCATTAATGGAAAATGCTGGAAAGACCATAACCTAAAGTTTGTGTGGCTGACACCTAGTAATTCTAGCAATGCTGCTGGTAGTAGAGAACATTCTCCTCCTGCTCCCAAGGAGCCTTTAGAAAAAGACCAACATCCTGAAGAACAATTGGAGAACTCTGCTAACCAAGAACCAATTGTATCAGATGATGATCCCAAAAGTTCCGAAATCAATAACAGTTCAGAGCATATGGAAATGGAACAAGGTGAAGATGATCTCCAGGGTACCCCCAGGCAATCACCTGATGCTAATGCCTGTTGA